The following coding sequences are from one Nicotiana tomentosiformis chromosome 3, ASM39032v3, whole genome shotgun sequence window:
- the LOC104103992 gene encoding uncharacterized protein isoform X1, with the protein MAPRGKRSKLGLRRMDAALDAMGRLGFSHHIVQKSIKDLLKVYGDEGWIFIEETAYKLLIETIIDTQGESESDHKHEPQNQLAEIGADYEPQNQLAEIGADSEPQNQLAEMGSGYGSSNLHVKSENLAEPCDKEVCEEHDQVDGTPVKLDEQEKSEEHEKHIIGNVLLFESILQDIAPLHSTPVKDVFPSNLIRKPCYGWISDDSD; encoded by the exons ATGGCTCCCAGAGGCAAACGCTCAAAG TTGGGTCTGCGACGAATGGATGCAGCACTGGATGCAATGGGTCGCTTAGGGTTTTCTCATCACATCGTCCAAAAATCCATTAAAGACCTCCTCAag GTTTATGGAGATGAAGGGTGGATATTTATTGAGGAGACTGCATACAAGCTTCTGATTGAGACTATAATTGACACACAAGGGGAATCTGAATCTGATCACAAACATGAGCCCCAGAATCAGTTGGCAGAAATTGGTGCTGATTATGAGCCCCAAAATCAGTTGGCAGAAATTGGTGCTGATTCTGAGCCGCAAAATCAGTTAGCGGAAATGGGCAGTGGCTATGGAAGTTCGAATTTGCATGTAAAAAGTGAGAATCTTGCAGAACCTTGTGATAAAGAAGTGTGCGAAGAGCATGATCAAGTAGATGGCACTCCTGTGAAACTTGATGAACAAGAAAAAAGTGAAGAACATGAAAAACATATAATTGGAAACGTTCTGCTATTTGAG TCTATTTTACAGGACATTGCTCCATTACACTCTACTCCGGTGAAAGATGTTTTCCCAAGTAACCTAATTCGCAAACCATGTTATGGATGGATTAGTGACGACAGTGATTAA
- the LOC104103992 gene encoding uncharacterized protein isoform X2, whose amino-acid sequence MAPRGKRSKLGLRRMDAALDAMGRLGFSHHIVQKSIKDLLKVYGDEGWIFIEETAYKLLIETIIDTQGESESDHKHEPQNQLAEIGADYEPQNQLAEIGADSEPQNQLAEMGSGYGSSNLHVKSENLAEPCDKEVCEEHDQVDGTPVKLDEQEKSEEHEKHIIGNVLLFEDIAPLHSTPVKDVFPSNLIRKPCYGWISDDSD is encoded by the exons ATGGCTCCCAGAGGCAAACGCTCAAAG TTGGGTCTGCGACGAATGGATGCAGCACTGGATGCAATGGGTCGCTTAGGGTTTTCTCATCACATCGTCCAAAAATCCATTAAAGACCTCCTCAag GTTTATGGAGATGAAGGGTGGATATTTATTGAGGAGACTGCATACAAGCTTCTGATTGAGACTATAATTGACACACAAGGGGAATCTGAATCTGATCACAAACATGAGCCCCAGAATCAGTTGGCAGAAATTGGTGCTGATTATGAGCCCCAAAATCAGTTGGCAGAAATTGGTGCTGATTCTGAGCCGCAAAATCAGTTAGCGGAAATGGGCAGTGGCTATGGAAGTTCGAATTTGCATGTAAAAAGTGAGAATCTTGCAGAACCTTGTGATAAAGAAGTGTGCGAAGAGCATGATCAAGTAGATGGCACTCCTGTGAAACTTGATGAACAAGAAAAAAGTGAAGAACATGAAAAACATATAATTGGAAACGTTCTGCTATTTGAG GACATTGCTCCATTACACTCTACTCCGGTGAAAGATGTTTTCCCAAGTAACCTAATTCGCAAACCATGTTATGGATGGATTAGTGACGACAGTGATTAA